One Methylosinus sp. C49 DNA segment encodes these proteins:
- a CDS encoding protein phosphatase 2C domain-containing protein encodes MSGMADLRPMRAFALSDKGRVRAENEDNFLSKPHMGLFAVADGMGGHAAGATASAVVVDSLSRVAPQSAAAELRRQCEAALQGAHRDIQRQAALRGVGTMGSTVVMLLTFDRYYACLWAGDSRAYLLRGGDIVQITIDHTEAEQLLADGVLTPEEARNWPRRNVITRAVGAGETLALDFVNGELFEGDMLVLCSDGLTGHVTAAEIAGLASGRAPEDACRALIDLALARGGTDNVTVLVAAYRQQEEEPTRLRPGREESREPTRPR; translated from the coding sequence ATGAGCGGCATGGCCGATCTTCGCCCGATGCGCGCCTTCGCGCTCTCCGACAAGGGCCGCGTGCGTGCGGAGAATGAGGATAATTTCCTCTCCAAGCCCCATATGGGCCTTTTCGCCGTGGCGGACGGCATGGGCGGCCACGCCGCTGGCGCGACGGCCAGCGCCGTGGTCGTCGACAGTCTGAGCCGCGTCGCCCCGCAAAGCGCTGCGGCGGAGCTGCGCCGGCAATGCGAGGCCGCCTTGCAGGGCGCGCATCGCGATATTCAGCGGCAGGCGGCGTTGCGCGGCGTCGGCACGATGGGCTCCACCGTCGTCATGCTGCTGACCTTCGACCGCTATTACGCTTGCCTTTGGGCCGGCGACAGCCGCGCCTATCTGCTGCGGGGCGGCGATATCGTTCAGATCACCATCGACCACACAGAGGCCGAGCAGCTGCTCGCCGATGGCGTGCTGACGCCGGAGGAGGCGCGCAACTGGCCGCGCCGCAATGTCATCACCCGCGCGGTCGGCGCCGGCGAGACGCTGGCGCTCGATTTCGTCAATGGCGAGCTGTTCGAGGGCGACATGCTCGTGCTCTGCTCGGACGGGCTCACCGGCCATGTGACGGCGGCGGAGATCGCCGGCCTCGCCAGCGGCCGCGCGCCGGAGGACGCCTGCCGCGCGCTGATCGATCTGGCGCTGGCGCGCGGCGGAACCGACAATGTCACAGTGCTCGTCGCCGCCTATCGGCAGCAGGAGGAGGAGCCGACCCGCTTGCGTCCGGGACGGGAGGAGTCCAGAGAGCCAACGAGGCCGCGTTGA
- the tagF gene encoding type VI secretion system-associated protein TagF gives MRRGLFGKLQAKRDFVSQGAPRGFLSAFEPWIQGGVASSRAQLGEDWRAAYLTAPIWRFWLGPQLCGGVTTLGAFMPSMDGVGRYFPLSVALFAEPGEALSPPEADPQDLWFATLEDFLLSTLDQGVAFESVLESLEALPEPALEQPQARLVTPGAAAARVGEAGFAEACRSAREALARARAVADQSFWWTQGGEDFAPHALASTGMPDPAIFSAMISGRFTPAASEQ, from the coding sequence ATGCGGCGCGGATTGTTCGGCAAGCTGCAGGCGAAGCGGGATTTCGTGTCCCAAGGCGCGCCGCGCGGCTTTCTCTCGGCCTTCGAGCCCTGGATTCAAGGCGGCGTCGCCTCCAGCCGCGCGCAGCTCGGCGAGGATTGGCGGGCCGCCTATCTCACCGCGCCGATCTGGCGCTTCTGGCTCGGGCCGCAACTCTGCGGCGGCGTGACGACGCTCGGCGCCTTCATGCCCTCTATGGATGGCGTCGGCCGCTATTTTCCGCTCAGCGTCGCGCTTTTCGCCGAGCCGGGCGAGGCGCTGTCGCCGCCGGAGGCCGATCCACAAGACCTCTGGTTCGCGACGCTCGAGGACTTTCTGCTCTCGACATTGGACCAGGGCGTCGCCTTCGAATCGGTGCTCGAATCGCTGGAAGCCCTGCCGGAGCCGGCGCTGGAGCAGCCGCAGGCGCGTCTCGTGACGCCGGGCGCGGCCGCGGCGCGCGTCGGCGAGGCGGGCTTTGCCGAAGCCTGCCGCTCCGCCCGCGAGGCGCTCGCCCGCGCCCGCGCCGTCGCCGATCAGAGCTTCTGGTGGACGCAAGGCGGCGAGGATTTCGCGCCTCACGCGCTGGCTTCGACCGGCATGCCCGATCCGGCGATCTTTTCGGCCATGATCTCCGGCCGCTTCACGCCCGCGGCGAGCGAGCAATGA
- a CDS encoding caspase family protein yields the protein MTKHWKSLFLALASFALAAVVASPAFAERRVALVLGNAEYDHIARLKNPVNDAKDVAETLARDLGFEVISLVNARKDQLDGALADFSRKAAGADVALFYYAGHGVQNEGKNYLLPTDIAVKDVADVEFKALDMDRVRLALSKSAGVNILILDACRNNPFDSLVTASRSVDGGMLPRGLERMAVAVNKGAKGILVAYAAAPHEVALDGAGRNSPFAEALLKNLKAPEVEIRRLFNLVSDDVARTTKGKQSPEISSRIYGDFYFLSPDEMAERAWQKASKTQDPADFRSVLTLYPTSPRARDAQLRLDLFESVQRCNAEQKELEAIAPNDLSRLRAAAGRFSCDAARKSAEALVAKAEEKERRELASCEADNRALGALGEDNLAGLRAASAKMSCPDARRRAGDLIARLEAKEQREREICNADLAALHSVARDDLFGLRAVSGRLACRAAIEEAKPLVAALEAKERRERATCEAERKAFAAVDPSDLPGMRAAVGRMTCAAAVEGARFVLARLEEKERRERDICDADRKALGAAGVSDVGALKSAAAKMRCEAVRNDANLLVAELESKAIRVEGQSCEAERKSVAGMGGDLARLRAAALGMKCDAAREDAKIRLAKLEEQETLARQTCDAERRTLQSKADDLIALRAAVLATTCEDARKDGKALAAELEKKQRLAKESCDADRKALDGKSGDLSGLRAALDGMSCDTARAEARRKIAELEGACAADRKSVADVDATGFDAQQKLGALRGRKFSCADARGDLDKAVAAIETRVRAAQTQLKTLGCYAAAANGKLDEPTKSALAAYASRKGEAAPTRLTDELVAQLQGQTETVCSQQAAPIAAKPAEAPVKDAAREEAAPAAKPAKHNARRHEEEDAEPARPTRAGKRNQIAAPVVTPRHMRERAPVERPVVARPARPAAPAVVAAPVAATPKPLSWSHNPGF from the coding sequence ATGACGAAGCATTGGAAATCCCTCTTCCTTGCCCTCGCGAGCTTCGCTCTCGCGGCCGTCGTCGCGTCTCCAGCCTTCGCCGAGCGCCGCGTCGCTCTCGTGCTCGGCAACGCCGAATATGACCACATCGCCAGGCTGAAAAATCCGGTCAATGACGCCAAGGACGTCGCCGAGACTCTGGCGAGGGATCTCGGCTTCGAGGTCATCTCGCTCGTCAACGCCCGCAAGGACCAGCTCGACGGCGCGCTCGCTGACTTCTCTCGCAAGGCCGCCGGCGCCGATGTGGCGCTGTTCTATTACGCCGGCCATGGCGTGCAGAACGAGGGCAAGAATTATCTGCTGCCGACCGATATCGCCGTGAAGGACGTCGCCGATGTCGAGTTCAAGGCGCTGGACATGGACCGCGTGCGCCTCGCGCTGTCGAAATCCGCGGGCGTCAATATTCTCATCCTCGACGCTTGCCGCAACAATCCGTTCGACAGTCTCGTCACCGCCTCGCGCTCGGTGGACGGCGGGATGCTGCCGCGCGGGCTCGAGCGGATGGCCGTCGCGGTCAACAAAGGCGCCAAGGGCATTCTCGTCGCCTATGCGGCCGCGCCGCATGAGGTGGCGCTGGACGGCGCAGGCCGCAACAGCCCCTTCGCCGAGGCGCTGCTCAAGAATCTGAAAGCGCCCGAGGTGGAGATTCGCCGGCTGTTCAACCTCGTCAGCGACGATGTCGCGCGCACGACGAAGGGCAAGCAGTCGCCGGAAATCTCCAGCCGCATCTATGGCGACTTTTATTTCCTCAGCCCCGACGAAATGGCCGAGCGCGCCTGGCAGAAGGCCTCCAAGACGCAGGACCCGGCCGATTTCCGCAGCGTGCTGACGCTCTATCCGACCTCGCCCCGCGCCCGCGACGCGCAGCTGCGGCTCGATCTCTTCGAGAGCGTGCAGCGCTGCAACGCCGAGCAGAAGGAGCTGGAAGCGATCGCCCCCAATGATCTTTCGCGCCTGCGCGCCGCCGCCGGACGCTTCTCCTGCGACGCCGCGCGCAAGAGCGCCGAAGCGCTCGTCGCCAAGGCGGAGGAGAAGGAGCGCCGCGAGCTGGCGAGCTGCGAGGCCGACAATAGAGCGCTGGGCGCGCTCGGCGAGGACAATCTCGCCGGCCTGCGCGCCGCCTCCGCGAAAATGAGCTGCCCCGACGCACGCCGCCGCGCCGGCGATCTCATCGCCCGGCTGGAGGCGAAGGAGCAGCGCGAGCGCGAGATTTGCAACGCCGATCTCGCGGCGCTGCATTCGGTCGCGCGCGACGATCTTTTCGGCCTGCGCGCCGTTTCCGGCCGCCTCGCCTGCCGCGCGGCGATCGAGGAAGCCAAGCCGCTGGTCGCGGCGCTGGAGGCGAAGGAGCGCCGCGAGCGCGCAACCTGCGAGGCCGAGCGCAAGGCTTTCGCCGCCGTCGATCCGAGCGATCTTCCCGGCATGCGCGCCGCCGTCGGCCGCATGACTTGCGCCGCCGCGGTGGAAGGCGCGCGCTTCGTGCTCGCCCGCCTCGAGGAGAAGGAGCGCCGCGAGCGCGATATTTGCGACGCCGATCGCAAGGCGCTGGGCGCCGCCGGCGTCAGCGACGTCGGCGCGCTGAAATCCGCCGCCGCCAAAATGCGCTGCGAGGCGGTGCGCAACGACGCCAATCTTCTCGTCGCCGAGCTGGAGAGCAAGGCGATCCGCGTCGAAGGGCAGAGCTGCGAGGCCGAGCGCAAGAGCGTCGCCGGAATGGGCGGCGACCTCGCGCGGCTGCGCGCGGCTGCGCTGGGCATGAAATGCGACGCCGCGCGCGAGGACGCGAAGATCCGCCTCGCCAAGCTCGAGGAGCAGGAGACGCTGGCGCGCCAGACCTGCGACGCCGAACGCCGGACGCTGCAATCCAAGGCGGATGATCTCATCGCTCTGCGCGCCGCCGTGCTGGCGACCACTTGCGAGGATGCGCGCAAGGATGGCAAGGCGCTGGCGGCCGAGCTGGAGAAGAAGCAGCGCCTCGCCAAGGAGAGCTGCGACGCGGATCGCAAGGCGCTGGACGGCAAGTCCGGCGATCTCTCCGGCCTGCGCGCGGCGCTGGACGGCATGAGCTGCGACACGGCGCGCGCCGAGGCCCGTCGCAAGATCGCCGAGCTGGAAGGCGCCTGCGCGGCCGATCGCAAGAGCGTCGCCGATGTCGATGCGACGGGCTTCGACGCGCAGCAGAAATTGGGCGCGCTGCGCGGCCGCAAATTCTCCTGCGCCGATGCGCGCGGTGATCTCGACAAGGCCGTCGCCGCGATCGAGACCCGCGTGCGCGCCGCGCAAACGCAGCTGAAGACGCTCGGCTGCTATGCGGCCGCCGCCAATGGCAAACTGGACGAGCCGACCAAATCCGCCCTCGCCGCCTATGCGAGCAGGAAGGGCGAGGCCGCGCCGACGCGCCTCACCGACGAGCTGGTGGCGCAGCTGCAGGGCCAGACCGAGACCGTCTGCTCGCAGCAGGCCGCGCCCATCGCCGCCAAGCCCGCGGAAGCGCCGGTCAAGGATGCGGCCCGCGAGGAGGCGGCTCCGGCCGCCAAGCCGGCCAAGCACAATGCGCGTCGTCATGAGGAAGAGGACGCGGAGCCCGCGCGTCCGACGCGGGCCGGCAAGCGCAATCAGATCGCCGCGCCGGTCGTCACCCCGCGTCATATGCGCGAGCGCGCGCCCGTCGAGCGCCCGGTCGTCGCCCGCCCGGCGCGTCCGGCGGCCCCGGCCGTTGTCGCCGCCCCCGTCGCCGCGACGCCGAAGCCGCTGTCATGGTCGCATAATCCGGGCTTCTGA
- a CDS encoding serine/threonine-protein kinase: MSYSPDVQSIHGALPPGARLNANYEIDAFLKAGGMGDVYRGHEIETGDTVAIKLIRDQLAGDEAVLAMFRNEALALRRIHHEAIVRYFGFTLEPQLRRHYLAMEFVEGQPLSDILDRGPMPAPQVLALMRRIAAGLQAAHEQNLVHRDVSPDNIIVPETGIARSRIIDFGIARSLRVGDSTVIGSGFAGKYKYVSPEQLGLFGGDVRAASDIYSLGLVLAACLLGEPLPMDGTQVEVIERRRSLPDLSAIDPMMRPIIAAMLQPDPAARPRSMAELAAWTPDADERGSTVFAPRGARAPVPTRPPEPIPLGAAPLPPPARPAEEEKPRRAGVLIGSLAAVIALAAAGFGGWRYLHHEDPAATTQAETLPTTDVATEPPPPVFEPQKPVETRPDPFVRLREYARDFDGGDCFLAVVGEITAGEAQIDGYGRGREPFDALDKSFRDAMGVPAAIGVRKVTAPQCPALGFAKKFLATREPLRFDVARTQLQRSGDKLEGAIETRAEHVRFLIVDDDGLVNDLSARLGQEPGRRDFAMELRATRPGPVLLVAIAGATPISLAGAARAATAREVFAKLAEELANASPPPAVALKYVSLVSGR, encoded by the coding sequence ATGTCTTACTCGCCGGATGTCCAATCGATCCACGGCGCCCTGCCGCCGGGCGCGCGGCTCAACGCCAATTACGAGATCGACGCCTTTCTCAAGGCGGGCGGCATGGGCGATGTCTATCGCGGCCATGAGATAGAGACGGGCGACACGGTCGCCATAAAGCTCATCCGCGATCAGCTCGCCGGCGACGAGGCCGTGCTGGCCATGTTCCGCAATGAGGCGCTGGCGCTGCGCCGCATCCATCACGAAGCCATCGTGCGCTATTTCGGCTTCACCCTGGAGCCGCAGCTGCGCCGGCATTATCTCGCCATGGAGTTCGTCGAGGGCCAGCCGCTCTCCGATATTCTGGACCGCGGCCCGATGCCGGCGCCGCAGGTTCTCGCGCTGATGCGCCGCATTGCCGCCGGCCTGCAGGCCGCGCACGAGCAGAATCTCGTCCATCGCGACGTCTCGCCGGACAATATCATCGTGCCGGAGACCGGCATCGCCCGCTCGCGCATCATCGATTTCGGCATCGCCCGCTCGCTGCGCGTGGGCGACAGCACGGTGATCGGCTCCGGCTTCGCCGGCAAATACAAATATGTCTCGCCGGAGCAGCTCGGCCTCTTCGGCGGCGACGTTCGCGCGGCCTCCGATATCTACAGTCTCGGCCTGGTGCTCGCCGCCTGTCTCCTCGGCGAGCCGTTGCCGATGGACGGCACACAGGTGGAGGTGATCGAGCGCCGCCGCAGCCTTCCCGATCTCTCGGCGATCGATCCGATGATGCGGCCGATCATCGCCGCAATGCTGCAACCGGACCCCGCGGCGCGGCCGCGGAGCATGGCCGAGCTCGCCGCCTGGACGCCCGACGCCGACGAGCGCGGCTCCACCGTCTTCGCGCCACGTGGGGCGAGAGCGCCCGTCCCGACCCGACCGCCGGAGCCGATTCCGCTCGGCGCCGCGCCGCTTCCGCCGCCGGCGAGACCCGCCGAGGAGGAGAAGCCGCGGCGCGCCGGCGTCCTTATCGGCTCTCTCGCCGCGGTCATCGCGCTCGCCGCCGCGGGCTTCGGCGGCTGGCGCTATCTTCATCACGAGGACCCGGCCGCGACCACGCAGGCCGAAACGCTACCGACGACCGACGTCGCCACCGAACCGCCGCCGCCCGTCTTCGAGCCGCAAAAGCCCGTCGAGACGCGGCCCGATCCTTTCGTGCGGCTGCGCGAATACGCCCGCGATTTCGACGGCGGCGATTGCTTCCTCGCCGTCGTCGGCGAGATTACCGCCGGCGAGGCGCAGATCGACGGCTATGGCCGCGGCCGCGAGCCCTTCGACGCGCTCGACAAATCGTTCCGGGACGCGATGGGCGTCCCGGCCGCGATCGGCGTGCGCAAGGTGACGGCGCCGCAATGTCCGGCGCTCGGCTTCGCCAAGAAATTTCTCGCCACGCGCGAGCCTCTGCGCTTCGACGTCGCGCGCACGCAATTGCAGCGCAGCGGCGACAAGCTCGAGGGCGCGATCGAGACGCGCGCCGAACATGTGCGTTTTCTCATAGTCGACGACGACGGGCTGGTGAATGATCTCAGCGCTCGGCTCGGACAGGAGCCCGGACGGCGCGACTTCGCGATGGAGCTGCGCGCCACCCGGCCCGGCCCGGTGCTGCTGGTGGCGATCGCCGGCGCGACGCCCATTTCCCTGGCCGGCGCCGCCCGCGCGGCGACCGCTAGGGAAGTGTTCGCGAAGCTCGCCGAGGAGCTCGCCAATGCGTCGCCGCCGCCGGCGGTCGCGCTGAAATATGTGTCGCTGGTCTCGGGACGCTGA